A stretch of DNA from Vicinamibacterales bacterium:
CCAGGCGGGACTCGCGGCGTGCCGGACGGGAAGGTGTCAGATTCTTCGTGGTGCGATCGCGGTCGACGCAGCAGATTCTGCGTGGTCAACACCCTGCATCGTCGAGTTCAGGCCCAAACCCGAGCGGCACATAGTTACAGCTCTCACTGGCATGTCCAATGACGATGGTAGGATTCCAGAATGGAGGGGAGGGACGCGATGTCAGACGCGGTTCGGTCGACAGCCAAGCTCACCTACGACGATCTGGTCGCGATGTTTCCGGAGGACGACGGAGTCCACCGGGAGCTTATCGACGGGGAGATCGTCGTGACGCCCTCGCCGGCCAACCGGCATCAGACACTCTCGTTGCGACTGACGCTGGCGCTCGGGAACCATCTGGAGGCGCACACTGAACAAGGCACCTTGTTCGTCGCGCGATTCGATGTCGTGATGACGCCCTACGATGTCGTGGAACCCGACCTGCTCGTCGTGCTTGGCGACCAGCAGGACATCCTCACGGACAAGAACGTTCAAGGCGCGCCGGGGCTGGTCATCGAGATCCTCTCGCCCGGCACGCGCCAGCGTGACCTGACGCACAAGCGGCGGCTCTTCGATCGCGAAGGCGTTCGTGAATATTGGATCGTGGATCCCGACCGCAACAACGTGGCGGCCTGTCGGCGGGCCAACGATGGATCGTTTCCGTTGGCGACCACCCTCGAGGCCAGAAACGGCGAGACGCTGACGACGCCGCTGCTGCCGGGTTGGGAGCTGCCGCTCGAACGGCTCTTCCGGCCGTAGTCCGCGACGCCTCGGCCTACGCCGGCTTCTTCGCCTTCTTCGCTGCAGTCTTCTTTTTCGCCGGCGCCTTCGCCGCCTTGCGACCACGCGCGGGCTTCTTCTTCTTCCCCATGCCCTCGCGCGCCGCCAGCAACTCCACCGCCGACGCCATCGTCACCGCTTCGACCTGCGTACCCTTCGGCACGGAGGCATTGGTGGTGCCGTCGCTCACATACGGCCCATAGCGACCATCGAGGATGCGCACGTTCTCGCCGCTGGCCGGGTGCTTGCCGAGCGCCTTCAGTTCCTTGGGCTCGGACCGCTGGCGGCGGCCCGACTTCTTCGGCTGCGCGAGCAACTCCTTCGCGCGCTCCAGCGTGATCGAATAGACGTCGTCGGTATCTTCGAGCGACCGGAACTCAGTGCCCTGCTTCACGTACGGACCGAACCGGCCGACGTTCGAGAGGATCGCCTCGCCGTCTTCGCCGAGGCCCAGCTCGCGCGGTAGCGACAACAGCTTCAGCGACACATCGAGCGTGATCGTCTCTTCGGTGTGATCGCGGCCAAGCGAGGCGCGCCGCGGCTTGACGTCGCGGTCTTCCGGCGTCTCGCCGAGCTGCACGTAGGCGCCGAAGCGGCCGTGCATGATGTAGACGTGCAGGCCGCTCACGGGATCGACGCCGAGCGACTTGGGCCCCTGCGCCTTGGCCTTGAGCAGCGCGATGGCCTTCTCGAGCGTCAGATCGGCCGGCGCCAGATCTTCCGGCAACGACGCGCGCGGGCCGCCGTCGGCCTGCGATCCGAGCTGCAGGAAGGGGCCGTAGCGCCCGATGCGGACGCGCACCGGCAGGTCGCTTTCGGGATCCTTGCCGAGCTCGATGATCGGGTATTCGATCGCCTGGCCCTTGTCTTCAACCAGGTGCTCGAGACCGGGATGCTTGCCGTCGCCGCGGTAGAACTCGGCGAGGAAGACCAGCCAGTCTTTTTCGCCGTTGGAGATCTTGTCGAGGATCTCTTCCATTTCGGCGGTGAACGCGAGGTCGACGTAGTCGCCGAAGTGGTTGCGGAGCAGGCGGGTGACGGCGAACGCGGTGAAGCTGGGCACCAGCGCCTTGCCCTGGTGCGAGATGTAGCCGCGGCGCTGGATGGTGGCCACCGTCGGCGCGTAGGTCGAGGGACGGCCAATGCCTTCTTCTTCGAGCTTCTTGACCAGCGACGCCTCGGTGTAGCGCGCCGGCGGCGAGGTCTGGTGGCCCTTGGCGTCGAGGCCGAGGAGGATCAGATCCTGATCCATCTTGTCGGGCGACCACACCTGATCGCCGACCGAGAGCTTCGGCAGTACGGTGTCCTGTTCGAGCAGCTCGGCCGACGGATCGTCGGAGCCCTCGACGTAGGCGCGGAGGTAACCCGCGAACTCAATGGCCTTGCCGCTCGCGTTGAACGTAGCCGGCGTGCCGTCGCTCGCCTCGCCGGTGATCTCGACCGAGGTGCGCAGCAGCTTGGCGTCGGCCATCTGCGACGCGACCGCGCGCTTCCAGATCAAGTCATAGATGCGCATCTCGTCGCTCTCGAGAATGCGCTCGAGCGACGCCGGCGTGCGGCGGAAGTCGGTGGGACGGATCGCTTCGTGGGCTTCCTGCGCGTTGCGCACCTTGGTCTGGTACTGCCGCGGGCCCTTGTGATAGTCGGCGCCGTACAGTTCCACCACCGCGTGCTGCGCTTCGACCAGCGCCTTGTTGCTGAGCGTGGTCGAGTCGGTCCGGTGATACGAAATCAAGCCTTCAAGATCGCCGCCGCCGAGATCCATGCCCTGGAACAGCCGCTGCGCGATCTGCATGGTGCGCTCGGACGAGAACCCGAGCTTGCGGTTGGCTTCCTGCTGCAGCGTCGAGGTGGTGAACGGCGGCGACGGCCGCTGCGTGTAGGGCTTCTCTTCGACGCTGGTCACCGACCACGGCAGCCGGCGCATCAGCGTTTCGCGCAGGCCCTGGGCGTCGGTCTCGTTCAGCAGCTTGACGGTGCTCGACTCGAGCACGCCCTTGCTGTCGAAGTCCTTGCCGGTGGCGACGCGCTGGCCGCCGACTTTGGCCAGCGTGGCGGGGAACGCGATCGATCCGCCGCGCAGCCGGGCCTCGAGATCCCAGTAGCTCGCGGTGCGGAACGCGATGCGTTCCTCTTCGCGCTCGACGATGACGCGGACGGCGACCGACTGCACGCGCCCCGCGCTGAGGCCGGTCTGCACCTTCTTCCACAGCACCGGCGACAGCGTGTAGCCGTAGAGGCGGTCGAGAATGCGGCGGCTCTCTTGCGCGCGCACCAGGTTCTCGTCCACGTCGTGCCGTTCGGCGAGCGCCGCATTCACCGCTTCTTCCGTGATCTCGTGGAAGACGATGCGGCGGACCGGCACCTTGGGCTTGAGCAGCTCCTTCAAGTGCCAGCTGATCGACTCCCCTTCGCGGTCAGGGTCGGTCGCGAGAATCAGTTCCGAGGCGTCCTTCATCGCGGCCTTGAGCGCCGTGACGTTCTTCCGCTTGTCGGGGGGCACCACGTAGTAGGGCGTGAAGTTACCGTCGGTATCCACACCAAGCCGGCCCCACGACTTGCCCTTGATCTCCGCGGGCACCTCGGCGGCCGACTCCGGCAGATCCCGAATGTGGCCGTAGCTGGCCTCCACCCGGTATTTCTTTCCGAGGAAACGAGCAAGGGTCCGGGCTTTGGCCGGGGATTCAACAATAACTAGCGGTATCGGCATCGACTTTTCGGATTCAGGAAAGGCCTAACGTTAGCACGGCCGAATTTTCGGGAGAATTCTGTGTCATCTGCGTCATCTGCGGCCCTGGGTCATCTGCGTTCGAATGAACCGGCCCGATCCAATTCGCCGAATCTCTCCGGTCAGCTCCCATTCGAGCAGCCTGGCCAGCGCGTCACCGGCCGGAACTTTCAGCTCCGCGGCAATGTCATCTACCGTGAATTCAACGGTTTCCGGGGTTTCACGCGCCGCGCCCCGCCCGCTGCCGATCCCGAGTTCCTGCAGGATATCGACCGCAGACTCCACGAGCTTTGCCCCATCCCTCAACAAGGCGTGGGCGCCGCGATTGCGCCCGCCGGCCGTCAATCCAGGCATGGCCATTACGTCCCGGCCCTGGTCGGCGGCGTGTCGCGCCGTGATCAAGGACCCGCTTTTCTCCGCCGCCTCGACCACGAGCACCGCGCGCGAGAGCCCGCTGATGATGCGATTGCGACGCGGGAAGTGGAAGACCTCGGGCGGTGCGCCCGGTGGGAACTCGGTCATCAACAGGCCGTGGCTCGCGATCCGCTCGAACAGCTCTTCGTTCTCGGAGGGATACACGCGGTCGATGCCCGTGCCCAGCACGGCTATGGTGGTGCCGCCGGCGTCGAGGGCGCCGGTGTGGGCGGCCGAGTCGACGCCGCGCGCGAGTCCACTCGCAATCACGATGCCGGCGCGAGCCAGATCCCCGGCGATGGATTCAGCCGCGGCCACGCCCTCGCGCGACGCGGCGCGCGCGCCGACGATGGCTACCACAGTCTTGTCACAAATAGACACGTCACCGCGCACCCAGAGAATGTCGGGCGGATCGGGAATTTCGGCGAGCAACGGCGGGTAACGAGACGAGCCGCGCCTGATGGAATCCATGCGGAATTCCTCGGCTGACAGCCCCTGACCTGATGACGACGATACCGTCGTCGGGCACCAACGGCAATGCCTGATTGTTCGCTTGCCCCCCTTGGGGTTGGTCGCTATAGTGCGGAGTAGGAACCATGTCTGTCCGCCCTCTGGTTTTAGCGTTGTTCGTGGTCGTGGCGTCGGCTCCACACGCGTGGGCCGAGCAGCGAGGTCCGGCCAAGGAACAGGTTGAATTCGGCATCCAGGTGGCGCAGCGCGGTCTGTGGAAAGAGGCGATCTACCGCTGGGAACGCGCCGCCCAGCTCGATCCAACCTACGCCGCAGCGTTCAACAACCTCGCCGTGGCCTACGAGCACGAGGGTCAGTTGGCGAAGGCGCGAGAGGCGTACGAGAAGGCCCTCGCGATCGAACCCAACAATGCGCTCGTCCGGCAGAACTACGACCTGTTCAAGGAAATCAATGACCGCGCGGCTCAGAAAGACGGCCGACAGCTTTAGGCGCACGGCCGGAGGCCGGGCAAAGGCAACGCTGTGCCTGGCGCTCGTGGCTGCTCTCGGGGCGTGCACCAGCTATACCGAGATCCCGATTGAGACGCCGATCCAGCCCAAGCTGGACGTGTCGGCGTTCCAGCGCGTCTTCATCGCCGGCTTTATTGCCGGCGCCAACGAAGACGTAGACGCCAACATGGAGACGGTGCGCCTGCTGCGGAGCCAGTTGCGTAACAAGGGCATCATGCGGGTGATCGACGCCGACACCCTGCCCCTCCTCGAAGTGGCGCGGCAGAGCGGCGACCCCTCGGCCACGCCGCCGGTTCCGGATCAGCAGGCCGTCGCGCCGGCGCAGGAGCCGGACCCGAACAAGCCGCCGGTGTTCAACGAGGAGAAAGACCTCGAGCCCTACCAGCACATTTTCGCGAACGTCGCCTACTGGAAGCGCATCGGCGAGGAATTCCAGCAGCCGCTGATCGTGACCGGCGCGATCCTGTTCGCGCCGCAGCAGCGCTCGGGCTTCGTCCAGCGCGAGCAGGAAGTCTACGACTCGTTCGGCCGCCGCCAGGTGGTGCCGGTCCGCACTTACATGGAGCGCAAGGGCTTCGTGCTGCGCCCGACGTTCATCTTCATCGACGGCCGCACCGGCGAAACGCTGCACACCGAGACGTTCCGGGAAGAGATTCTCTATAACGCCAGCCAGCAAACCCCGGCCCTTTCGTCGTATTTCGAGCTCATGGATCGGCTCCTGCCGGCCTTCCTTAACACATTGAGCGCACAGAAGATAAAGGGAACCAGGACCCTCCTGAAGTAGGCCAGAAATGGTCCGGCTAAAGCCGGACACTACATCAATGTGGCGTCCGGCTTTAGCCGGACCAGCCCTCCGCCTTTAGGCGGACCGACCCCCTGTGGTATCCTTTGTAGTTCCTGTGGCGCGGAAATTCAGTTCCGCTGTCCAAATCGGAGAGTTGACCGTGTTTGCAATCATTCAGGCCTCAGGCCGCCAGTTCCGCGTCGAGACCGGCGCCATTATCGCCATCGATGGACACAACGCCGGTGAAGCCGGCGGCGAAGTGTCGTTCGACCAGGTCCTCCTCGTCAGCAACGACGCGGGCGACGTCACCGCCGGCACGCCCTTCGTGGCCGGCGCCAAGGTATTGGGCGTCATCGGCGAGCTCGACAAGACCAAGAAGATCCGCGTGTTCAAGAAGAAGCGGCGCAAGCAGTATCGTCGGACCAAGGGCCACCGGAGCCTGCTGACGCGCGTCCGCATCACCGACATTCAGGTGTAAGCGCAATGGCTACAAAAAAAGGTCAGGGATCGTCTCGTAACGGCCGCGACAGCAACTCGCAGCGGCTCGGCGTCAAGCGCTTCGAAGGCAACCTCGTCAGCGGCGGGTCCATCCTCGTCCGCCAGCGCGGGCGCAAGTACCAGCCCGGGCTGAACGTCGGCCTCGGCAAGGACGACACGCTCTTCGCGAAGGTCACCGGCAAGGTGAAGTTCGAGGATCACGGCCAGCGCGGGCGGTTCATCTCGGTTCATCCGGTCGAGTAACTAGTAAGTGTTCGTCGACGAAGTCGACATCCACATCAAGGCAGGCGACGGAGGCGCAGGTTCCCTGAGCTTCCGTCGCGAGAAGTTCGTCCCCCGGGGCGGACCTGATGGCGGCAACGGCGGCGAAGGCGGCTCGGTCTTCATCGTCGCCGACCCGCACCGCAACACGCTCGTCCACTTCCGTTTCAATCCCGACTACAAGGCCCAACGCGGCGGCAATGGCGCCGGCGCGCTCCGTACCGGCCGCGGCGGACGCGACCTCGAAATCCCGGTGCCGGTCGGCACGCTGGTCTACAAGAAGGATCCGGACACCGGCGAGCTGACGCAGGCCGCGGACCTGACGGTGCTGGGCCAGCGCGTGCTGCTCGCCAAGGGCGGACGCGGCGGGCTCGGCAACGCCCACTTCGCCACCTCCACCAATCGCGCCCCGCGCAAGGTGCAGCCGGGCGAGCCGGGTGAGGTGTTCGATCTTCAACTCAAGCTGAAGCTGCTGGCCGACGTCGGCCTGGTGGGCTACCCCAACGCCGGCAAGTCCACGTTGATCTCGGTGATCTCCGCGGCCAAACCGAAGATCGCGGACTACCCCTTCACGACGCTGACGCCGAACCTGGGCGTGGTGGCGCTCAGCGACGACCGCAGCTTCGTGGTCGCCGACGTGCCCGGCCTGATCGAGGGCGCGCACTCGGGTCACGGGCTGGGCCACCAGTTCCTGCGGCACATCGAGCGCACCAAGGTGATCATCCACCTCGTCGATGTCTCCGGCGCGTCGGGCCGCGACCCGGTTGAAGACTTCGACACGATCCGTCGCGAGCTGGAGTTGTACAACCCGGAACTCCTCAAGAAGCCGCACCTCGTCGCCGCCAACAAGATCGACGCGGTGGACGACCCCAAGCGCATCACCGCGCTCGAGAAGCGCGCGAAGAAGCTGAAGCTGAAGTTCTTCCAGATCTCCGCCGTGACCGGCGAGGGCGTGAAGCCGCTCATCGAGGCGGCGTGGCCGATCATCGCCAAGGCCCGCGAGCTCGAAGCGAAGGAAATCGCGGTCGCGGCGGAAGAGGATGACGAGCGAGAGGTTCCGGCGGATTACAACCCGGCCCTGATGCCGCCGCTCCGCAGCGGCACGCCCAAGAAGCGATGACGCTCGGCGTCCTCGGCGGCACCTTCGATCCCATCCACAACGGTCACCTCGCGGCGGGCCTGCGGGCCCAGGCGGCCCTGCGGCTCGACCGCGTGCTGGTCGTGCCGTCACGCATCCCGCCGCATCGGTCGATGACGGTCGGCACGCCACCCGCCGATCGGCTGGCCATGGCGAGGCTGGTGGCCGCTGACCATCCAGGCTGGACCGCGTCTGATGTCGAGTTGAAGCGTGACGGCCCGTCGTACACCTTCGACACGCTGACGGAGCTCCGCGCCGCGTCGACATCTCAGTTTTTCTTCATTATCGGGGCCGATGCGTTCGCGGAAATTGCCACGTGGTCGCGCTACCCGGCCGTGCTGGACCTGGCCCACTTCGCCGTCGTCGCGCGGCCCGGAATCACGCTACACTCACTGCAAGCGCGTGTCCCCGACCTTGCCGACCGCATGACGACACCGGACCTGTTCAAGCCCTACGCCCCGGGCCTCGAGCCAGACCAGAAAACCCGCGTCATTTTGATAGAAACCGCGACACCGGACGTGTCGTCCACCGAGATTCGCCGGCGCGTGCGCGCCGGTGAGAGCATTCACGGTCTCGTGCCCGAGGCCATCGCGTCGTACATTGCGACCCATCGTCTGTATGTAGAGGCGGGCCTTTAGGCCCGCCTGCATTGCTGGAAAGCACCTTGCATGGCCAAAACGACAAGCCCACGGAAACCCCGAACGACCCGCCTTCGCCCCGACTCCGCCAAGGCTTCGTCGGGCTCCGGCGAGGCAGGCACGAAGGCGGCCTCGCCGCGTTTGCCCAAAGCCATCCAGGCGGTGGTTGAGGCGGCGCAAGCCCGGAAGGCCACCGGCGTGGTGGTGCTCGACCTGAAGAAGGCGGGCGCCTTCACGGATTACTTCGTGATCTGTTCGGGCGCCAATCCGCGGCAGGTGCAGGCCATTGCCGACTCGGTGGAAGAAGCGCTCAAGGCGCAGAAGCAGCGTCCCTCGCTGGTGGAAGGCTACGCCCGCGCGGAGTGGGTGCTGCTCGACTACTTCGACTTCGTGGTCCACGTGTTCTCGAAACACGCGCGGGATTTTTACGCCCTCGACCGCCTCTGGGGCAGCGCCGTCCGCCACGAAATCCCCGACGAAGACTAATACCGGGGGGCGGGCATGACCCTGCGCGCCCTCGCCAATTCCCTTCTCTCTTCTCTATTCGAACCGCCCTGCGCGGCCTGCGCGCAGGTGCTGGCGCAGCCGCTCGACGGCGCGGTCTGCGAGCGCTGCTGGGCGTCCATTTGCCTGGGCACCGGCTTGCACGAGCGCTACCGGGACCACGCGGTCGATTGGGCGTGCGCGGTCGATCACTATGACGGGCGCCTGCGCGACATCATCCACGCGTTGAAGTACGAGCGCCGGCGCTCGATTGCGAGACCACTGGGTGGATTGATGCGGGAACGCGGAGCGGCGTTGCTGCAAGGGGCGGAGCTGGTGGTGCCGGTTCCGCTGCATCCCCGCCGCCAGCGCGCGCGCGGCTTCAACCAGGCCGACGACCTGGCCCGCCAGCTCGGCCTGCCGGTCGTCCCGCTGCTGCGGCGCGTGCGGTTCACCACTTCACAGATTGAGTTACCGGCGGATGCGCGTCACCAGAACGTGCGTAACGCGTTCGCCCTGACGGAGGGTCCGGCTAACCGCCTTCGCCAAGGCTTCCACCTTCGCCGCGGCTACGGTGGACAGGTCGGCGCTCAAGAAGCCGGACGCTACATGGGCACGGTGGTCGTGCTGGTGGACGACGTCTCGACGACGGGGGCGACGCTGGAGGCGTGCGCCCGGGTGTTGAAAACCGCGGGTGTAAAGGAAGTGCGGGCGCTTACAGCAGCCCGAGTCGTGACCGGACGGCGGTGAGCACGTCGGCCGACACCGCGTCTTTGTCGCGGGCGCCGTCGAGGTGCACCCAACCCGGGTCACTGCCGGCCTGGTGGATGTAGCTCTCGCGCACCCGGCCCAGCAGCGGCAGGTCACGCTCGAACTTGTCGCGCGCCACCTGCTTGCGGTTGAGCGACGCCGCCGGCGGGATGTCGAGCAACAGCGTCAACGCCGGCTGGGGCAGGCGCTGCTGGATGCTGGCCACCCAGGCGGCATCGACGCCCTGTGCCTCGCCGTAGGCGATGCTCGAGGCGAGGTAGCGATCGCACACCACCATGCGCCCTTCGTCGAGCCACTGCGTGATGCGGGGCCGGAACTCGAAGCGGTTGGCGATGTAGAGCAGCTGCAGCGTGTCGGGTTCGTAGTGGCGCACGCCCTGGAGCGCGTGGCCGATCTCGGTGCCGATGGCCGTGGTGTATTCCGGGAAGGTCAGGAACTCGGCGAGATGTCCGGCGGCACGAAAGGCCGCCAGCAACCGCTCGGCCTGGGTTTGCTTGCCGCTTTGATCCAGCCCTTCGAAGGCGATCAAGTGCCCCTTCGGCTTGGGGCTTGGGGCGTGGCGCTTGAGTGTCATTCGGTCTCGAGGGCGAGCAGCTCGTCGAGCGTCTGGCGCCGGCGGATCACCCGCCACTCACCGTGCTCCACCATCACTTCTGGCGACAGCGGCCGGCGCAGGTAGGTGTGGGCCATCACCGCGCCGTAGGCGCCGACGTCGCGCACGGCCAGCAGGTCGTCCACTTCCACGGGCGCCAGCATGCGGTCGCGCGCGTAGGCGTCGGTGCTCTCGCAGATCGGACCGACCACGTCCACGGGCCCGGGTTCGCCGCCGCGGGGCGTGACCGGCTCGATGCGGTGAAACGCGCCATAGAGGGCCGGGCGCATCAGCTCGGTCATGCCGGCGTCGACGACGACGAAGCGCTTGGCGCCGGGGAATTGCTTCACGTCCACCACCCGCGTGAGCAGCACGCCGGCCGGGCCCACCAGCACGCGGCCGGGTTCGATCGCGATCTTGAGGCCGCTGCCCCTGGTCGCCGTCACCAGGGCGCGCACGTAGTCGGCCGGAGCGACGACCGGGCCGCCGTCATACGAAATCCCGAGCCCGCCGCCCATGTCGAGATGCTGCAGGTCAATGCCTTCGGCGCGCAGCGAATGCGCGAGCGCCACCACGGCCTCGGCGGCACGGCTCAACGGATCGAGCGTGGTGATCTGGGATCCGATGTGCACGTGGGCGCCGACCGGGATCAAGCCCTTGCGGCTGGCCATCTCGC
This window harbors:
- a CDS encoding Uma2 family endonuclease, producing MSDAVRSTAKLTYDDLVAMFPEDDGVHRELIDGEIVVTPSPANRHQTLSLRLTLALGNHLEAHTEQGTLFVARFDVVMTPYDVVEPDLLVVLGDQQDILTDKNVQGAPGLVIEILSPGTRQRDLTHKRRLFDREGVREYWIVDPDRNNVAACRRANDGSFPLATTLEARNGETLTTPLLPGWELPLERLFRP
- the topA gene encoding type I DNA topoisomerase; this encodes MPIPLVIVESPAKARTLARFLGKKYRVEASYGHIRDLPESAAEVPAEIKGKSWGRLGVDTDGNFTPYYVVPPDKRKNVTALKAAMKDASELILATDPDREGESISWHLKELLKPKVPVRRIVFHEITEEAVNAALAERHDVDENLVRAQESRRILDRLYGYTLSPVLWKKVQTGLSAGRVQSVAVRVIVEREEERIAFRTASYWDLEARLRGGSIAFPATLAKVGGQRVATGKDFDSKGVLESSTVKLLNETDAQGLRETLMRRLPWSVTSVEEKPYTQRPSPPFTTSTLQQEANRKLGFSSERTMQIAQRLFQGMDLGGGDLEGLISYHRTDSTTLSNKALVEAQHAVVELYGADYHKGPRQYQTKVRNAQEAHEAIRPTDFRRTPASLERILESDEMRIYDLIWKRAVASQMADAKLLRTSVEITGEASDGTPATFNASGKAIEFAGYLRAYVEGSDDPSAELLEQDTVLPKLSVGDQVWSPDKMDQDLILLGLDAKGHQTSPPARYTEASLVKKLEEEGIGRPSTYAPTVATIQRRGYISHQGKALVPSFTAFAVTRLLRNHFGDYVDLAFTAEMEEILDKISNGEKDWLVFLAEFYRGDGKHPGLEHLVEDKGQAIEYPIIELGKDPESDLPVRVRIGRYGPFLQLGSQADGGPRASLPEDLAPADLTLEKAIALLKAKAQGPKSLGVDPVSGLHVYIMHGRFGAYVQLGETPEDRDVKPRRASLGRDHTEETITLDVSLKLLSLPRELGLGEDGEAILSNVGRFGPYVKQGTEFRSLEDTDDVYSITLERAKELLAQPKKSGRRQRSEPKELKALGKHPASGENVRILDGRYGPYVSDGTTNASVPKGTQVEAVTMASAVELLAAREGMGKKKKPARGRKAAKAPAKKKTAAKKAKKPA
- the dprA gene encoding DNA-processing protein DprA; this encodes MDSIRRGSSRYPPLLAEIPDPPDILWVRGDVSICDKTVVAIVGARAASREGVAAAESIAGDLARAGIVIASGLARGVDSAAHTGALDAGGTTIAVLGTGIDRVYPSENEELFERIASHGLLMTEFPPGAPPEVFHFPRRNRIISGLSRAVLVVEAAEKSGSLITARHAADQGRDVMAMPGLTAGGRNRGAHALLRDGAKLVESAVDILQELGIGSGRGAARETPETVEFTVDDIAAELKVPAGDALARLLEWELTGEIRRIGSGRFIRTQMTQGRR
- a CDS encoding tetratricopeptide repeat protein; amino-acid sequence: MSVRPLVLALFVVVASAPHAWAEQRGPAKEQVEFGIQVAQRGLWKEAIYRWERAAQLDPTYAAAFNNLAVAYEHEGQLAKAREAYEKALAIEPNNALVRQNYDLFKEINDRAAQKDGRQL
- the rplU gene encoding 50S ribosomal protein L21 → MFAIIQASGRQFRVETGAIIAIDGHNAGEAGGEVSFDQVLLVSNDAGDVTAGTPFVAGAKVLGVIGELDKTKKIRVFKKKRRKQYRRTKGHRSLLTRVRITDIQV
- the rpmA gene encoding 50S ribosomal protein L27; the protein is MATKKGQGSSRNGRDSNSQRLGVKRFEGNLVSGGSILVRQRGRKYQPGLNVGLGKDDTLFAKVTGKVKFEDHGQRGRFISVHPVE
- the obgE gene encoding GTPase ObgE; the protein is MFVDEVDIHIKAGDGGAGSLSFRREKFVPRGGPDGGNGGEGGSVFIVADPHRNTLVHFRFNPDYKAQRGGNGAGALRTGRGGRDLEIPVPVGTLVYKKDPDTGELTQAADLTVLGQRVLLAKGGRGGLGNAHFATSTNRAPRKVQPGEPGEVFDLQLKLKLLADVGLVGYPNAGKSTLISVISAAKPKIADYPFTTLTPNLGVVALSDDRSFVVADVPGLIEGAHSGHGLGHQFLRHIERTKVIIHLVDVSGASGRDPVEDFDTIRRELELYNPELLKKPHLVAANKIDAVDDPKRITALEKRAKKLKLKFFQISAVTGEGVKPLIEAAWPIIAKARELEAKEIAVAAEEDDEREVPADYNPALMPPLRSGTPKKR
- the nadD gene encoding nicotinate-nucleotide adenylyltransferase, with protein sequence MTLGVLGGTFDPIHNGHLAAGLRAQAALRLDRVLVVPSRIPPHRSMTVGTPPADRLAMARLVAADHPGWTASDVELKRDGPSYTFDTLTELRAASTSQFFFIIGADAFAEIATWSRYPAVLDLAHFAVVARPGITLHSLQARVPDLADRMTTPDLFKPYAPGLEPDQKTRVILIETATPDVSSTEIRRRVRAGESIHGLVPEAIASYIATHRLYVEAGL
- the rsfS gene encoding ribosome silencing factor is translated as MPKAIQAVVEAAQARKATGVVVLDLKKAGAFTDYFVICSGANPRQVQAIADSVEEALKAQKQRPSLVEGYARAEWVLLDYFDFVVHVFSKHARDFYALDRLWGSAVRHEIPDED
- a CDS encoding ComF family protein; protein product: MTLRALANSLLSSLFEPPCAACAQVLAQPLDGAVCERCWASICLGTGLHERYRDHAVDWACAVDHYDGRLRDIIHALKYERRRSIARPLGGLMRERGAALLQGAELVVPVPLHPRRQRARGFNQADDLARQLGLPVVPLLRRVRFTTSQIELPADARHQNVRNAFALTEGPANRLRQGFHLRRGYGGQVGAQEAGRYMGTVVVLVDDVSTTGATLEACARVLKTAGVKEVRALTAARVVTGRR
- the tmk gene encoding dTMP kinase → MTLKRHAPSPKPKGHLIAFEGLDQSGKQTQAERLLAAFRAAGHLAEFLTFPEYTTAIGTEIGHALQGVRHYEPDTLQLLYIANRFEFRPRITQWLDEGRMVVCDRYLASSIAYGEAQGVDAAWVASIQQRLPQPALTLLLDIPPAASLNRKQVARDKFERDLPLLGRVRESYIHQAGSDPGWVHLDGARDKDAVSADVLTAVRSRLGLL
- the lysA gene encoding diaminopimelate decarboxylase → MASPAISTSTDLSAKARSATAEASTRRLQDIAAAAGTPCYVYDADMIRAAYATLDTAFDGYPHAIHYALKANSALAIVRLLHALGAQADANSLGEVDVAMRCGFRPDQIIFTGVGKSAAEIDRAVSLGLLAINVESPGELDRIDQRAVAQGTVARVALRVNPDIDAKSHPHISTGLKSNKFGVPIDEAPALFREMASRKGLIPVGAHVHIGSQITTLDPLSRAAEAVVALAHSLRAEGIDLQHLDMGGGLGISYDGGPVVAPADYVRALVTATRGSGLKIAIEPGRVLVGPAGVLLTRVVDVKQFPGAKRFVVVDAGMTELMRPALYGAFHRIEPVTPRGGEPGPVDVVGPICESTDAYARDRMLAPVEVDDLLAVRDVGAYGAVMAHTYLRRPLSPEVMVEHGEWRVIRRRQTLDELLALETE